A genomic segment from Pseudosulfitobacter sp. DSM 107133 encodes:
- a CDS encoding LysR family transcriptional regulator codes for MDWDKLRIFHAVADAGSLTHAGDRLNLSQSAVSRQIRGLEESLAATLFHRHARGLILTEQGELLFDATSAMTKRLDAAAARIRDSEEEVFGDLRVTTTTGFGTLWLAPRLPKLYAKHPDLRVDLMLEERVLDLPMREADVAIRMKEPSQADLIRKKLMTVKMCLFASSTYLNSEGTPSSLDDLKDHRLICQNIDSAQVGASVSLVQELLTHEVSSMLTVNNYFGVLQGVLHNLGIGVLPDYLANDFPDLMRVLPEVESTDIPVFLAYPEELRHSKRISAFRDFVQEEILLYRKQLKSKQKP; via the coding sequence ATGGACTGGGACAAGCTAAGAATATTTCATGCCGTGGCAGATGCCGGCAGTCTGACCCATGCGGGTGACCGGCTGAACCTCAGCCAATCCGCAGTCAGCCGCCAGATTCGCGGGCTTGAGGAGTCGCTTGCGGCCACCTTGTTCCACCGCCATGCCCGCGGGTTGATTCTGACGGAACAGGGCGAACTGCTGTTCGACGCCACCAGCGCCATGACAAAACGTCTGGACGCAGCCGCCGCGCGCATCCGCGACAGCGAGGAAGAAGTCTTTGGCGACCTGCGCGTCACGACGACAACCGGCTTTGGCACCCTGTGGCTGGCCCCGCGCCTGCCCAAGCTTTACGCCAAACACCCCGACCTGCGTGTTGACCTGATGCTGGAGGAACGGGTGCTGGACCTGCCCATGCGCGAGGCCGACGTGGCGATCCGCATGAAAGAACCCAGTCAGGCCGATTTGATTCGCAAGAAACTGATGACGGTCAAGATGTGCCTGTTTGCCTCTTCCACCTATCTCAATTCAGAGGGCACCCCGTCATCACTGGATGATCTCAAGGATCATCGCCTGATCTGCCAGAATATCGATTCTGCGCAGGTGGGCGCCAGCGTGAGCCTTGTTCAGGAACTGTTGACCCATGAGGTCAGCTCGATGTTGACCGTCAACAACTATTTCGGCGTGCTTCAGGGGGTGCTGCACAATCTGGGAATCGGCGTGCTGCCCGATTATCTGGCCAACGATTTTCCCGATCTCATGCGCGTGCTGCCTGAGGTTGAGTCGACCGATATTCCCGTCTTCCTCGCCTATCCCGAGGAATTGCGGCATTCCAAGCGTATTTCAGCGTTTCGTGATTTTGTTCAGGAAGAGATCCTGCTGTACCGCAAACAGCTGAAAAGCAAACAAAAACCTTAG
- a CDS encoding indolepyruvate ferredoxin oxidoreductase family protein translates to MSTQKISLNDRYDLDRDTVLLNGTQALVRLMMMQKVRDRAAGLNTAGLVTGYRGSPLGAVDLQMMRAAKPLAEHDVTFQPGLNEDLAATALWGSQQAELRGEGKFDGVFGLWYGKGPGVDRSGDVFKHANMAGSSKHGGVLVAMGDDHTGESSTVLHQSEFALLDAYMPVVSPAGVQEIMDYGLYGWALSRFSGLWVGLKTMKDTIEATSVVNGNPNRLNFVVPEFNMPKGGLNIRLVDTPVDQETRVIDHKRFAAEAFSRANGMDKRVWGKPGAKIGFVAAGKNWLDLMHALDLLHIDANEAERLGITTYKVGQTWPLDMDTFHEWAAGLDLIVVVEEKRKLIEVQIKEAIFDDRDGRRVYGWHKGDTWEHGRRLELFPTRGALDPILIAEKLGEILIEEGRNTDGIQAGLASLSEARRNDNAQDLAARLPYFCSGCPHNSSTKLPDGSRAYAGIGCHYMAQWMDRDTVGYTHMGGEGANWIGEAPFSTTNHVFQNLGDGTYNHSGIQAIRAALASKANITYKILYNDAVAMTGGQTNEGGLSAYKIVDELRAIGVPTIEVVYDEKEDVDLARFGKGIPTHERAELDAVQKRLREVEGVSAIVYIQTCAAEKRRRRKRGSFPDPDKRVFINTDVCEGCGDCGVQSNCVSIVPKETELGRKRAIDQSSCNKDFSCLKGFCPSFVTLEGAQVRKDPTTKLDLPAMPDPTLPAIDGTFNVVITGVGGTGVVTVGAVMAQAAHIDGKGAGMMEMAGLAQKGGAVHIHCRLANNPADISAIRVATGEADALIGGDLVVSAGAKTLGLTSTGRTGAVVNSHEIITGDFTRDTEFTLPADRLKLALEARLQDRVAMFDASDLAKAVLGDSIYSNMMLMGAAWQRGLLPLTHDAIVEAVTLNGAAVERNLRAFEIGRWAVLYPEQAQNILTPKVVALPKTLDEKIAYRADHLVKYQSKRLAKRYRKLVEAIEDKAVRTAVTEGYHKVLAYKDEYEVARLLQSTRAKAEAEFDGDFTMKYHMAPPVLTKMGSDGRPVKRTFGPWLEKPLALMARFKGLRGTPLDVFGYTTERKMERALITQYEADMKQVLPLLTDNTRDAIVALAELPKSIRGFGPVKQANEAKAAKRREELLAVIRAGGKDMAKAAE, encoded by the coding sequence ATGAGCACGCAGAAGATTTCGCTGAATGACCGCTATGACCTTGACCGCGACACGGTGCTGCTGAACGGCACGCAGGCGCTGGTGCGGCTGATGATGATGCAAAAGGTCCGCGACCGTGCCGCCGGGTTGAACACTGCGGGTCTGGTCACCGGCTACCGCGGATCGCCGCTGGGTGCCGTTGATTTGCAGATGATGCGCGCCGCCAAACCGCTGGCCGAACATGATGTGACCTTTCAGCCCGGACTGAACGAAGATCTCGCCGCCACCGCCCTGTGGGGCAGCCAACAGGCCGAACTGCGCGGCGAGGGGAAATTCGATGGCGTCTTTGGTCTGTGGTACGGCAAGGGGCCGGGCGTGGACCGCTCGGGCGACGTGTTCAAACACGCCAACATGGCGGGTAGCTCGAAGCACGGCGGCGTGCTGGTGGCCATGGGCGACGATCACACCGGTGAATCCTCGACCGTGCTGCACCAGTCCGAATTTGCGCTGCTGGACGCCTATATGCCCGTGGTCTCGCCTGCCGGTGTGCAGGAGATCATGGACTATGGCCTCTATGGCTGGGCGCTCAGCCGTTTTTCCGGCCTTTGGGTCGGCCTGAAAACCATGAAAGACACCATCGAGGCCACAAGTGTCGTCAACGGCAATCCCAACCGTCTGAATTTCGTGGTGCCCGAATTCAACATGCCCAAGGGCGGGCTGAACATCCGTCTGGTCGACACACCCGTCGATCAGGAAACCCGCGTCATCGACCACAAACGCTTTGCCGCCGAGGCGTTCAGCCGCGCCAACGGCATGGACAAGCGTGTCTGGGGCAAGCCGGGGGCCAAGATCGGCTTTGTCGCCGCAGGCAAGAACTGGCTGGACCTGATGCATGCGCTGGACCTGCTGCACATTGATGCCAACGAGGCCGAGCGTCTGGGCATCACCACCTACAAGGTCGGCCAGACATGGCCGCTGGACATGGACACCTTCCACGAATGGGCCGCCGGGCTGGACCTGATCGTCGTCGTTGAAGAAAAACGCAAACTGATCGAGGTGCAGATCAAGGAAGCCATCTTTGATGACCGCGACGGCCGCCGCGTCTATGGCTGGCACAAGGGCGACACATGGGAACATGGCCGCCGTCTGGAACTGTTCCCGACACGCGGCGCGCTGGACCCGATCCTGATCGCCGAAAAACTGGGCGAGATCCTGATCGAAGAGGGCCGCAACACCGACGGCATCCAGGCGGGGCTGGCCTCGCTGTCCGAGGCACGGCGCAACGACAACGCACAGGACCTCGCGGCGCGGTTGCCCTATTTCTGCTCGGGCTGTCCGCACAACTCCTCCACCAAACTGCCCGACGGCAGCCGCGCCTATGCGGGCATCGGCTGTCACTACATGGCACAGTGGATGGACCGCGACACCGTGGGCTACACCCACATGGGCGGCGAAGGGGCGAACTGGATCGGCGAAGCGCCGTTTTCCACCACGAACCATGTGTTCCAGAACCTTGGCGACGGCACCTACAACCACTCGGGCATTCAGGCCATCCGCGCCGCCTTGGCGTCCAAGGCGAACATCACCTACAAGATCCTCTACAACGACGCCGTCGCCATGACCGGCGGCCAGACCAACGAAGGCGGCCTGAGCGCCTACAAGATCGTGGACGAGCTGCGCGCCATCGGCGTGCCGACCATCGAAGTGGTCTATGACGAGAAAGAAGACGTCGACCTTGCCCGCTTCGGCAAGGGCATCCCCACCCATGAACGCGCCGAACTGGACGCGGTGCAGAAACGCCTGCGCGAGGTCGAGGGCGTCAGCGCCATCGTCTACATCCAGACCTGCGCCGCCGAGAAACGCCGCCGCCGCAAACGCGGCAGCTTCCCCGACCCGGACAAGCGCGTGTTCATCAATACCGATGTCTGCGAAGGCTGTGGCGATTGCGGGGTACAGTCGAACTGTGTGTCGATCGTGCCCAAGGAAACCGAACTGGGCCGCAAACGTGCCATCGACCAGTCGTCCTGCAACAAGGATTTCTCCTGCCTCAAAGGGTTCTGCCCGTCCTTCGTGACCCTCGAAGGCGCGCAGGTCCGCAAGGATCCCACCACCAAGCTGGACCTGCCCGCGATGCCGGACCCCACGCTGCCCGCCATTGACGGCACGTTCAACGTGGTCATCACCGGCGTCGGCGGCACCGGCGTCGTTACCGTGGGTGCGGTGATGGCACAGGCCGCGCATATCGACGGTAAGGGAGCGGGCATGATGGAAATGGCCGGTCTCGCGCAAAAGGGCGGGGCGGTACACATCCATTGCCGTCTGGCGAACAACCCTGCCGACATCAGCGCCATCCGCGTCGCCACAGGCGAGGCCGACGCGCTGATCGGCGGCGATCTGGTGGTCAGTGCGGGGGCCAAGACGCTGGGCCTGACCAGCACCGGCCGCACCGGTGCCGTGGTCAACAGCCACGAAATCATCACCGGCGATTTCACCCGCGACACCGAATTCACCCTGCCGGCCGACCGGCTCAAGCTGGCGCTTGAGGCACGGTTGCAGGACCGGGTGGCGATGTTCGATGCCTCGGACCTGGCCAAGGCGGTGCTGGGCGATTCCATCTATTCCAACATGATGCTGATGGGCGCCGCATGGCAGCGCGGCCTGCTGCCGCTGACCCATGATGCCATCGTCGAGGCGGTCACGCTCAATGGTGCTGCTGTGGAACGCAACCTGCGTGCCTTTGAAATCGGGCGCTGGGCGGTGCTGTACCCCGAACAGGCGCAGAACATCCTGACGCCCAAGGTCGTGGCCCTGCCAAAGACACTGGACGAAAAGATCGCCTACCGCGCCGATCATCTGGTGAAATACCAAAGCAAACGGCTGGCCAAACGCTATCGCAAGTTGGTTGAAGCCATCGAAGACAAGGCCGTGCGCACCGCAGTGACCGAAGGCTATCACAAGGTGCTGGCCTATAAGGACGAATACGAGGTCGCGCGCCTGCTGCAATCCACCCGTGCCAAGGCCGAGGCGGAATTCGACGGCGATTTCACGATGAAATACCACATGGCCCCGCCGGTCCTGACCAAAATGGGCAGCGATGGCCGCCCTGTCAAACGCACCTTTGGCCCGTGGCTGGAAAAACCGCTGGCGCTGATGGCACGCTTCAAGGGCCTGCGAGGCACGCCGCTGGATGTGTTCGGCTATACCACCGAACGCAAGATGGAACGCGCGCTGATCACCCAGTACGAGGCCGACATGAAGCAGGTGCTGCCGCTGCTGACCGACAACACCCGCGACGCCATCGTCGCACTGGCGGAACTGCCCAAGTCGATCCGTGGCTTTGGTCCCGTGAAACAGGCCAACGAAGCCAAGGCCGCCAAACGGCGCGAGGAACTGCTTGCGGTGATCCGCGCAGGCGGCAAGGATATGGCGAAAGCAGCCGAGTAG